One Ochotona princeps isolate mOchPri1 chromosome 7, mOchPri1.hap1, whole genome shotgun sequence genomic window carries:
- the THAP6 gene encoding THAP domain-containing protein 6 isoform X1: protein MVKCCSAIGCASRCLPNSKLKGLTFHVFPTDEITKRKWVLAMKRLDVNAAGIWEPKKGDVLCSRHFKNSDFDRSTPNIKLRPGVIPSVFDSPYHLQEKRENIHYRNNFTFKTIPVTNHSYNLVGASSYIEEFQSQFFFEHSYSVMDSPKKLKHKLDHVISELEDTQESLRNVLEREKHFQKSLMKTIRELKDECLISQETANRLSAFCWECCQESIKREYIS from the exons ATGGTGAAATGTTGCTCGGCCATTGGATGTGCCTCCCGCTGCTTGCCAAATTCCAAATTAAAGGGATTGACGTTTCACGT attcCCCACAGATGAAATCACCAAAAGAAAGTGGGTATTAGCCATGAAAAGACTTGATGTgaatgctgcaggcatttgggagccAAAGAAAGGAGATGTCTTGTGCTCCAGGCACTTTAAGAACTCAGATTTTGATAGAAGTACTCCAAACATTAAATTGAGACCTGGAGTCATACCGTCCGTCTTTGATTCTCCGTATCACTTACAG gagaaaagagaaaatattcattATAGAAACAATTTCACCTTTAAAACCATTCCTGTCACAAACCACAGTTACAACCTTGTTGGTGCTTCCTCATATATTGAAGAATTCCAATCCCAGTTCTTTTTT GAACATAGCTACAGTGTAATGGACAGTCCAAAGAAACTTAAGCATAAATTAGATCATGTGATCAGCGAGCTGGAAGATACCCAGGAAAGTCTGCGGAATGTTCTAGAACGAGAAAAGCATTTCCAGAAATCACTGATGAAGACAATCAGGGAATTAAAGGATGAATGCCTGATAAGCCAAGAAACAGCAAATAGACTGAGTGCCTTCTGTTGGGAGTGTTGTCAGGAGAGCATAAAACGAGAGTACATTTCATGA
- the THAP6 gene encoding THAP domain-containing protein 6 isoform X2 codes for MVKCCSAIGCASRCLPNSKLKGLTFHVFPTDEITKRKWVLAMKRLDVNAAGIWEPKKGDVLCSRHFKNSDFDRSTPNIKLRPGVIPSVFDSPYHLQEHSYSVMDSPKKLKHKLDHVISELEDTQESLRNVLEREKHFQKSLMKTIRELKDECLISQETANRLSAFCWECCQESIKREYIS; via the exons ATGGTGAAATGTTGCTCGGCCATTGGATGTGCCTCCCGCTGCTTGCCAAATTCCAAATTAAAGGGATTGACGTTTCACGT attcCCCACAGATGAAATCACCAAAAGAAAGTGGGTATTAGCCATGAAAAGACTTGATGTgaatgctgcaggcatttgggagccAAAGAAAGGAGATGTCTTGTGCTCCAGGCACTTTAAGAACTCAGATTTTGATAGAAGTACTCCAAACATTAAATTGAGACCTGGAGTCATACCGTCCGTCTTTGATTCTCCGTATCACTTACAG GAACATAGCTACAGTGTAATGGACAGTCCAAAGAAACTTAAGCATAAATTAGATCATGTGATCAGCGAGCTGGAAGATACCCAGGAAAGTCTGCGGAATGTTCTAGAACGAGAAAAGCATTTCCAGAAATCACTGATGAAGACAATCAGGGAATTAAAGGATGAATGCCTGATAAGCCAAGAAACAGCAAATAGACTGAGTGCCTTCTGTTGGGAGTGTTGTCAGGAGAGCATAAAACGAGAGTACATTTCATGA
- the ODAPH gene encoding odontogenesis associated phosphoprotein yields MARSPSFSCRLLVCWLAIAAAEGKDLVLFSGGSQTPPSLGQAKPAPGLHLGKEVVIHPGSPENNVNPTDCQIFPLTPAPSTRAPVTGAWRTPRTPRCPFHNVPLRRPRVHLTLPNRPFFPPKCNHHFLFRPFYGPHGRLPLNYFPIRKLSSDSSSEESGEEREADTR; encoded by the exons ATGGCTCGCAGCCCCAGCTTCTCCTGCCGGCTCCTGGTCTGCTGGTTGGCGATCGCTGCGGCAGAAGGTAAGGACTTGGTCCTTTTTTCTGGGGGTTCACAAACTCCTCCATCACTTGGACAGGCAAAGCCAGCTCCAGGGTTACACCTGG GAAAAGAGGTGGTTATCCATCCTGGAAGCCCAGAAAATAACGTGAACCCCACAGACTGCCAGATCTTCCCTCTCACCCCTGCACCCAGCACCAGGGCCCCAGTCACAGGGGCATGGCGCACCCCACGGACGCCCAGGTGTCCCTTCCATAACGTCCCACTAAGAAGGCCCAGAGTCCACCTCACACTCCCTAACAGGCCCTTCTTCCCTCCCAAGTGCAATCACCATTTTCTCTTCCGGCCATTTTATGGGCCACATGGCCGCCTTCCTCTGAACTATTTTCCCATAAGGAAGCTTTCTAGTGACAGCTCATCCGAAGAAAGCGGAGAGGAAAGAGAAGCTGACACTCGCTGA